In Bacteroides cellulosilyticus, the genomic stretch CAGTTCCAGGTGAATTCCCTCTTCCGCAATCTTCCCTCTATCCAGCACTATTATGTTGTCCGCATCTCTCACCGTACTCAACCGATGAGCCACCACCACGACCGTCTTGCCCTTATAGAATTCGTACAAATGTTCCATAATCTCACGTTCATTATTGGCATCCAAAGCATTAGTAGCCTCATCAAAAAACAGATAATCCGGATTCTTATAAACGGCACGGGCTATCAAAATGCGTTGTCGTTGTCCCTGACTGATACCATTTCCTTCCATACCAATTTTAGTGTTATATCCTAACGGTAGAGAATCTATAAAATCACGAATATTTGCAATAGTCACCGCATGCCGCAAGCGTTCAATATCAATCAGCTCTTCGCCCACTGCAATATTCTGGGCAATTGTTTCAGAAAAGATGAAACCGTCCTGCATCACAGAACCAGTTCGGGCACGCCATAGATGCGGATTAATATTTTCCAACGGAGTATCCTGTATTTTGACAATTCCTTTATTGGGAGTATAGAAGCCGAGCATCAACTTTATCAGAGTGGTTTTACCGCTTCCACTCGCTCCAACAATAGCTGTCACCCTATGTCGGGGAATATGAAGAGAAATATCATCCAGCACATAATCCCTGTCTGCACCATCATAACTGAACGACAGATTCTCGATCCGAATATCTCCCTTTTCCGGCAACACCGTCAGTTTCGATGAGATATCCTGTTCTTCATCCCTTTTGCTATGTATCTCATTCAGACGTTCCAAGCTAATCTTCGCATCCTGAAACTGCTGAGCAAAACTGATAAAAGAAGAAACCGGAGAACTCAACTGCCCGATAATATAAGTAAGAGACATCATCATACCCAAAGTCATCTGCCCATCTATCACCGCCTTTGCCGCAATGAATGAGATTACAATGTTCGTGGTCTGATTAAAGAAAATAGAGCCCACTTGCTGAACCTGTCCCAATGCCAACCCCTTTATACTGATTTTAAACAATTTCACCTGTATACGCTCCCATTGCCAGCGTTTTTGCGTTTCACAGTTGTTCAGTTTGATTTCCTGCATGGCAGTCACCATCTGTATCAGACTGCTTTGTTCTCCGGCAGCTTGTGCAAAACGTCGTATGTCCAGTTCACGCCGATACTTCATGAAAACAAGTATCCAACAAACGTACAAGGTATTGCCTAATAAGAAAATACCTAATACTGTGAGATTATAATAAGCAAGTACAAAGGCAAAAATAAAGAAGTTGACAAAGGAAAAGAGTGTGGTAATAGATGACCCTGTTAGGAACGTTTTAATACGTTCATGATCACCGATACGTTGCATAATGTCACCTACCATTTTTGAGTCAAAGAAGTGCAATGG encodes the following:
- a CDS encoding peptidase domain-containing ABC transporter; its protein translation is MMKHSFPYYHQADAMDCGPTCLRMIAKYYGKSYSLQTLRVRSFISREGVSLLGISDAGEAIGFRTSGVYVSFEQFITDVPLPCILHWNQNHFVVCYGIKKRKEEYWFQIADPGKQMVDYNEQEFKKCWLSTRTEGEDVGTALILEPGPDFYHREDEPEIRERGLLFFLRYLTPYKKQLIQLILGMLTVSLLQLILPFLTQSLVDVGIRDSNLNFIILVLIAQIIISVSQLSVEFIRSWILLHVNTRITISLISDFLAKLMKLPLHFFDSKMVGDIMQRIGDHERIKTFLTGSSITTLFSFVNFFIFAFVLAYYNLTVLGIFLLGNTLYVCWILVFMKYRRELDIRRFAQAAGEQSSLIQMVTAMQEIKLNNCETQKRWQWERIQVKLFKISIKGLALGQVQQVGSIFFNQTTNIVISFIAAKAVIDGQMTLGMMMSLTYIIGQLSSPVSSFISFAQQFQDAKISLERLNEIHSKRDEEQDISSKLTVLPEKGDIRIENLSFSYDGADRDYVLDDISLHIPRHRVTAIVGASGSGKTTLIKLMLGFYTPNKGIVKIQDTPLENINPHLWRARTGSVMQDGFIFSETIAQNIAVGEELIDIERLRHAVTIANIRDFIDSLPLGYNTKIGMEGNGISQGQRQRILIARAVYKNPDYLFFDEATNALDANNEREIMEHLYEFYKGKTVVVVAHRLSTVRDADNIIVLDRGKIAEEGIHLELTERKGLYYQLVKNQLELGN